A single genomic interval of Phaeodactylum tricornutum CCAP 1055/1 chromosome 5, whole genome shotgun sequence harbors:
- a CDS encoding fumarate reductase flavoprotein (Possibly a FAD-dependent oxidoreductase interconverting fumarate and succinate in various pathways, including the citric acid cycle and butanoate metabolism.) — MIDLQREEELVHLALSRNLDLLILAKHYGTDVPRFYQLSTALGNGHAVASANSEPDAIIVGSGLAGMAAALNILDRGGRVVMIEKEHLLGGNSNKASSGINAYRDDNGADALEVFRNDTIRSAGSSARLDLVDVLVSKSASAVEWLQSRTGVDLSLVAQLGGHSAKRTHRPRSGMVGAEVIFGMQKAVKQYEKTGEVTILIDSKVTRLVTEGGRVVGVEYASSKKDNTTEPYKIHAANVVLATGGFASDRSKGSFLEHYRPELLKLPTTAGAFSTGDGVALATALGAGIVDMDKVQVHPTGWVDPLDPDNPSKILAAELMRGVGGLLINDDGNRFCDELGTRAYVTDRMLSHDEGYSRTRQWNVNATIPIFSLVLASSAAEDGMKHVDLYSHKGLLKRLEGLSELAEWMEVPVDKLSETLQKYRSAGDVGEDEFGKKEFRGTPLEDLQNEVFYAGKVTPVLHYCMGGITINANGKVVAENGEEIPGLFAAGEVTGGVHGVNRLAGNSLLECTVFGTVVGQTVPIKKSASLMSEIYKREDDAPSATKDLRSVSLAELQQHSTPEDCWVAIAGVVYDLTEFADEHPAGPDSIHELAGKDGTKSFLAVHSLGILDDFDEERIGSFNETLKEDFLTTNKSVAGTAGDSKSDTLVKPSAASRSGGLWDSLIGR; from the coding sequence ATGATTGATCTGCAACGCGAAGAAGAACTCGTCCACTTGGCTCTTTCGCGGAATCTCGATTTGCTGATTCTCGCTAAACATTACGGTACGGACGTACCTCGATTTTACCAGCTATCGACTGCTCTGGGAAATGGGCACGCCGTTGCCTCAGCCAACTCAGAACCCGACGCGATTATTGTTGGGAGCGGACTCGCTGGCATGGCGGCAGCGCTGAATATTCTCGATCGCGGCGGACGTGTGGTAATGATTGAAAAGGAACATTTGCTGGGTGGCAACTCCAACAAGGCTAGCTCCGGGATCAATGCGTATCGGGACGACAATGGTGCAGATGCACTTGAAGTCTTTCGAAATGATACCATTCGATCGGCTGGTTCTTCGGCGCGCTTGGATTTAGTCGACGTCCTCGTCTCCAAGAGCGCCTCGGCTGTGGAATGGTTGCAGTCACGCACTGGAGTCGACCTGTCGCTTGTTGCGCAGTTGGGGGGACACTCTGCTAAACGAACGCACAGGCCGAGGAGTGGCATGGTCGGTGCGGAAGTCATTTTTGGCATGCAGAAAGCCGTCAAACAATATGAAAAGACCGGAGAAGTCACGATACTGATCGACAGCAAAGTGACGCGACTCGTGACAGAAGGTGGACGTGTGGTGGGAGTTGAATACGCGAGCTCTAAGAAGGACAACACCACCGAGCCTTACAAAATTCATGCGGCCAACGTTGTCCTGGCGACGGGAGGATTTGCGTCGGATCGATCGAAAGGCTCATTTTTGGAACACTACCGTCCGGAACTCCTCAAGCTGCCTACAACGGCGGGCGCGTTTTCTACCGGAGATGGTGTGGCATTGGCAACGGCTCTCGGTGCTGGGATTGTGGATATGGACAAGGTCCAGGTACATCCGACAGGTTGGGTGGACCCATTAGACCCAGACAATCCCAGCAAAATACTTGCTGCTGAGCTTATGCGAGGTGTCGGAGGTTTACTGATCAACGACGATGGCAATCGCTTTTGTGACGAGCTCGGGACACGTGCGTACGTGACGGATCGAATGCTTTCACACGATGAAGGCTACTCGAGAACTAGGCAGTGGAACGTCAATGCGACAATCCCAATTTTCTCGTTGGTATTGGCTTCATCGGCTGCTGAAGATGGTATGAAACATGTCGACTTGTACTCACACAAGGGATTGCTAAAACGACTGGAAGGGTTGTCGGAGCTCGCTGAATGGATGGAGGTGCCAGTCGACAAGTTGTCTGAGACCCTGCAAAAATATCGCTCTGCTGGTGACGTAGGGGAAGACGAgtttggaaagaaggaatTCCGTGGGACACCCTTGGAAGACTTGCAAAATGAAGTATTTTACGCTGGAAAAGTAACGCCTGTCTTGCATTATTGCATGGGTGGCATTACCATAAACGCAAACGGGAAGGTAGTGGCTgaaaatggcgaagaaaTTCCAGGACTTTTTGCGGCTGGAGAAGTAACAGGAGGCGTCCACGGAGTCAATCGGCTAGCTGGGAATTCTTTACTGGAATGCACGGTATTTGGTACCGTTGTGGGGCAAACGGTCCCGATCAAGAAAAGTGCTTCCCTGATGAGCGAGATTTACAAGAGAGAAGATGATGCACCATCAGCAACGAAGGACCTTCGGTCGGTTTCGCTAGCTGAGCTCCAGCAACATAGTACTCCCGAAGATTGCTGGGTTGCCATTGCAGGCGTCGTTTACGATCTGACCGAGTTTGCTGACGAGCATCCAGCTGGACCCGATTCGATACACGAATTGGCCGGAAAAGATGGTACGAAATCTTTCTTAGCAGTCCACAGCCTTGGAATTCTTGACGAtttcgacgaagaaaggATAGGAAGTTTCAATGAGACATTGAAAGAGGACTTTTTAACCACCAATAAGTCGGTCGCCGGGACTGCCGGAGACAGCAAGAGCGATACACTTGTGAAACCCTCTGCCGCTTCGCGATCTGGTGGGCTCTGGGACAGCCTTATTGGTCGGTAG
- a CDS encoding predicted protein codes for MEAIKEDSEFSVDDDHETVVSSDNEAAIRGVVFGKSVRSSFASLHLACPIQDSGDYNDDENMDHVLVRLQFMKDNKELRSHCRRFCKLGDFMTIRGGTWKSIADTKVDTQWQAPRMVVDLHSLKDATRILRLTTPRCWNMKRCQNWQQEYLDVNPLQGKITGLNSALSSSDTILSTPQLGGRNCHAGGLGKRRQGEYVTNFLVNMTMQQIFDRKHPITHAFPDSSEWATLDGSMTKLKFPHLLVLRQQAIDALNGGTGVVDAAGGSGHVSMALGLAGVQSTIVDPRPSTDPHPSRALFIRETVGKLPGRDRKIWNRAMHKRRMHSLQPNLELVDDGSTMYCQPVQYSSYRAWFGKPVEFRHDEQASLPVCEGDHYLLSNCTAIVALHPDKATDAIVDVAIQRQVPLVIVPCCVFFRLFPHRRRPGIDKPVSTHEDLLHFLSGKDPTIRRTTLPFEGANTILWSVF; via the exons ATGGAGGCGATAAAAGAAGACTCGGAGTTTTctgtcgacgacgaccatGAGACAGTTGTTAGCTCTGATAACGAGGCGGCGATACGCGGCGTCGTATTTGGCAAGTCGGTCCGTTCCTCATTTGCCTCGCTTCACTTGGCTTGTCCCATTCAGGATAGTGGCGATTATAATGACGATGAAAATATGGATCACGTTTTGGTACGATTGCAGTTTATGAAGGACAATAAAGAACTCAGGTCCCATTGTCGCCGATTTTGCAAGTTGGGAGATTTCATGACAATTCGCGGAGGAACTTGGAAGTCAATTGCTGATACGAAGGTAGACACACAATGGCAAGCACCGCGGATGGTCGTCGACCTGCATTCATTGAAAGACGCTACAAGGATTCTGCGATTGACTACACCACGATGTTGGAATATGAAACGCTGTCAAAATTGGCAACAAGAATATCTCGACGTCAACCCATTACAAGGAAAGATTACGGGGCTAAATTCCGCTTTATCCTCCTCCGATACTATCCTTAGCACTCCTCAACTGGGTGGAAGGAATTGCCACGCCGGTGGACTCGGGAAACGGAGACAGGGCGAGTACGTGACCAACTTTCTCGTTAATATGACAATGCAGCAGATATTCGATCGTAAGCATCCGATTACGCATGCATTTCCAGATTCATCAGAATGGGCTACCCTAGACGGAAGTATGACCAAACTCAAGTTCCCTCATTTACTAGTTCTCCGTCAGCAAGCTATTGATGCTCTCAATGGCGGTACTGGCGTCGTCGATGCCGCTGGTGGATCCGGACATGTCTCCATGGCACTTGGATTGGCTGGTGTACAGTCCACAATCGTCGATCCAAG ACCAAGTACTGATCCTCATCCATCGCGTGCACTTTTTATTAGAGAGACTGTGGGAAAACTTCCAGGTAGAGATcgaaaaatttggaatcGAGCGATGCACAAGCGACGAATGCACTCATTGCAACCAAACCTCGAGTTAGTAGATGACGGTTCAACTATGTATTGTCAGCCGGTCCAGTACAGCTCGTATCGAGCCTGGTTTGGTAAACCTGTGGAGTTTCGACACGACGAACAAGCATCCTTGCCAGTTTGTGAAGGAGACCACTATTTGTTGTCGAACTGTACGGCTATTGTAGCGCTGCATCCTGACAAAGCTACGGACGCAATCGTTGACGTAGCAATTCAGAGACAAGTGCCTTTGGTGATTGTTCCATGCTGTGTCTTCTTTCGACTGTTTCCGCATCGAAGAAGACCCGGTATCGATAAACCCGTAAGCACTCACGAGGACTTGCTCCATTTCTTATCGGGAAAAGATCCGACCATACGTCGGACGACCTTGCCGTTCGAAGGAGCAAACACGATCCTTTGGTCAGTATTTTGA
- a CDS encoding predicted protein, translated as MTSDIIEGLRVKETCRCVDNGDFTDQEDVLTDATKRMSRHRNEIWRTKRLRRRQSPLLSPSALLGLSLLLTPSVAEGWKHALLSPEAKSSVSAEPWNVWRGGSLESEGNGSDENSEPATSGMKMEASCEPPGPLAPSPPLAALGTKSCATTKASRQTSEFLEDLIRRSGVDERTESCNLRHLISNRKMTYLEKLYAEDSDSTQTPHTPNRAILQYLAPKIPAIKHSPEISLRIQSARSDVDAGVAAALIGTLAHAQELYERHLGSRRVASEKEEPYGPAGRSPKRVDTFHGEKLELIKDRRFEQLVECILCGVDVKMRMAEHARLNNDRKTGIHDIEEVLDRADSTPAYTEGLTIRDSCRAAWGLAVLGVHCLGTIGGERVLHILTALSLRIRELLLARLQLLRQDDLYSDFGREMSNLSLKERLMQRSEEIAEDAATVMWTFACVRVCTGLRTVPLFEACCLVLCQDPFALRRRAQDVELMSEKSNVGINDVVELLEKSETHGTEDESESESSQSEARGTLVNWLSPKEVIDILWALALHDSKEKDEAALSVTAAGLCEIAFDKMVQLLESELLSLRVCSYEKLTVEVADASSILASESSASSLESITITSPEKTESIRDVDVMDATAILSSVEHHDEEVARGLLTTIETETMAVESLNGHGGTEELHVVNAATLLATSPRSEREGLENASSDESLPLRASSQSDIPFDQEENPQKPNVGLPDFGDRDTSSTDILLASHEHPSRLARLQTFTPHDLCSLAWAATELRDSLRPYVTKMVMEIFMSLGSNSVMQLDGSDLTNLVWAVAKGHVSDEDETVLIEFADQVAQRSLKLIHESETQTENWGHYGASALIHFHPPELSRLLWSITSIYASSRHCGDRLESFERLATISLVVASSQIEAFGTEDLARIAWSFLELSDVKVSLGCPRIAHALGLILSTVEASLIFWESGTTTSLRNPESENATVKESIRFASVFGRTRFHFPLLDHKMDEGLENHVDSATHTLSEKSKLPLLREIPTDPSTLTKLACSFTKLSVERPSVDAMVTLNRVALRLLSSRGGRLIRDCPSEDIIRLCEAIAISKDSASNREVVSSFVRRLLKLLNDEGFDGKSSLFSDGRPRDVARLVWSLGELGVKHAPNADDPSTAYRRLQLTADRPFVLGDRVQELFNSDLVKLINGLSLLNVASTNTEYFTRVLYQMRERISSIDDVEDICMLAESIGSIESYLHTIHVRDDDDSPSKMTPTGSDYKRIDGCNDMVKNNAESEDIVEKETAKDVTSAAAQNKAVDASGVSGLLEACDDLFTALANKCSLLAGIMKPKEVRRILVVCSMTPIRADGLIDIIASEIQNRKEKLQCAQEIQNGKNLLSEAVANAKSAQSLLCGSNKEDSTFKAIRKGLRSFFRSSEDADEIPNTETIDMDVLEIDETEKLQIALEAALRSIIDLGDYADHVESSCCVTILDIQHQLEEGTLFDLGRCEELINLYRRIDFHESIRLSRFDDDRRTEMAKGVLTRLLP; from the exons ATGACATCTGATATCATTGAAGGTCTGCGTGTCAAGGAAACATG TAGGTGTGTAGACAATGGTGATTTCACGGACCAAGAAGATGTGCTCACAGATGCGACAAAA AGAATGAGTCGCCATCGTAACGAAATATGGAGAACCAAACGCTTGAGAAGGAGGCAGTCTCCACTCTTATCACCAAGTGCGCTACTGGGACTCAGTTTGCTGCTAACTCCATCCGTTGCCGAAGGATGGAAACACGCGCTCTTGTCTCCGGAGGCGAAGTCAAGTGTTTCCGCTGAGCCGTGGAACGTTTGGCGAGGAGGTTCTTTGGAGAGCGAAGGCAATGGGAGCGACGAGAATAGTGAGCCGGCTACAAGTGGTATGAAAATGGAGGCGAGCTGTGAACCACCTGGACCGTTGGCTCCGTCGCCTCCATTGGCCGCTTTGGGAACAAAGAGTTGTGCTACAACCAAAGCATCCAGGCAAACGTCAGAATTTTTAGAAGATCTCATACGCCGATCAGGCGTAGACGAAAGGACCGAATCTTGCAATCTACGACATTTGATCTCGAATCGAAAAATGACTTACCTGGAAAAACTTTACGCGGAAGATTCCGACAGCACCCAAACCCCCCACACGCCCAATAGAGCCATACTGCAGTATCTGGCACCCAAAATTCCAGCCATCAAGCATTCACCCGAAATTTCCTTACGGATTCAGTCGGCTCGATCGGACGTGGATGCTGGAGTCGCGGCGGCTTTGATCGGAACATTGGCGCATGCACAGGAATTGTACGAACGCCACCTTGGCAGTCGCCGAGTCGCCAGCGAGAAAGAGGAGCCATACGGACCTGCTGGGAGAAGTCCGAAGCGAGTAGATACGTTTCATGGCGAAAAATTAGAGCTAATCAAAGATCGTCGTTTCGAACAGCTCGTCGAATGCATTCTCTGTGGAGTCGACGTCAAGATGCGAATGGCAGAACACGCAAGATTGAACAATGATCGCAAAACTGGAATTCACGATATTGAAGAAGTTCTCGATCGCGCCGACTCGACTCCAGCCTACACAGAAGGACTAACAATTCGAGATTCATGTCGAGCGGCATGGGGACTTGCCGTTCTCGGAGTGCATTGTCTGGGTACTATTGGGGGCGAAAGGGTGTTGCACATTTTGACAGCGCTGTCCTTGCGGATACGAGAACTGCTACTGGCACGGCTACAACTTTTGCGACAAGATGACTTGTACTCGGATTTTGGACGCGAAATGTCGAATCTGTCGCTGAAAGAGCGGCTAATGCAACGATCAGAGGAGATCGCTGAGGATGCCGCTACTGTAATGTGGACGTTTGCCTGTGTCCGAGTTTGTACGGGACTACGAACCGTTCCACTGTTCGAAGCATGCTGCTTAGTTCTATGTCAAGACCCTTTTGCCTTGCGGCGGCGTGCACAAGACGTAGAACTGATGTCGGAAAAGAGCAACGTAGGAATTAACGATGTCGTGGAACTCTTGGAGAAGTCGGAGACGCATGGTACAGAGGACGAATCGGAATCAGAGTCTTCTCAAAGCGAGGCAAGGGGCACTCTAGTAAACTGGTTGTCTCCGAAAGAAGTCATTGACATTCTTTGGGCCCTGGCGCTGCATGatagcaaagaaaaggatGAGGCTGCACTTTCGGTAACAGCTGCAGGCCTATGTGAAATTGCCTTCGACAAAATGGTACAGCTTCTCGAATCGGAGCTGCTTTCATTGCGAGTCTGCAGCTACGAGAAGCTTACGGTTGAAGTCGCGGACGCCTCCAGCATTCTTGCATCGGAATCTTCTGCCAGTTCGTTAGAGAGTATAACAATTACGAGCCCAGAGAAAACAGAATCTATCCGAGACGTCGATGTTATGGACGCTACCGCAATTCTCAGCTCTGTCGAACACCATGACGAAGAGGTCGCGAGAGGACTTTTAACCACAATAGAGACAGAGACTATGGCTGTCGAGTCACTGAATGGGCATGGTGGTACGGAAGAACTTCACGTCGTAAATGCGGCTACTCTTCTGGCAACGTCGCCTCGGTCGGAAAGAGAAGGCCTGGAAAACGCGTCCTCGGATGAGAGTCTACCACTACGGGCCTCATCACAATCGGACATACCATTCGATCAGGAGGAAAACCCTCAAAAGCCGAATGTGGGTTTACCCGATTTTGGAGACAGGGACACATCGTCGACTGACATCCTGCTAGCATCACACGAACATCCAAGCAGGCTCGCTAGACTCCAGACATTCACGCCTCACGACTTGTGCTCTTTAGCATGGGCGGCAACGGAGCTCCGCGATTCTTTGAGGCCCTACGTGACAAAGATGGTAATGGAAATCTTCATGAGTCTCGGATCCAATTCCGTGATGCAGTTGGATGGAAGCGACCTGACAAATTTGGTGTGGGCAGTAGCAAAAGGACACGTCTCAGATGAAGACGAGACTGTTCTGATAGAGTTTGCTGACCAAGTTGCGCAGCGATCCCTCAAGCTTATCCATGAAAGCGAGACTCAGACCGAAAACTGGGGTCACTATGGAGCTTCCGCTTTGATTCACTTCCATCCTCCAGAACTTAGTCGTTTGCTATGGTCTATAACGTCCATTTATGCATCCTCCCGTCATTGCGGAGATCGATTGGAAAGCTTCGAACGACTCGCCACCATCTCCCTCGTAGTAGCCAGTTCGCAGATTGAAGCATTCGGAACTGAGGACTTG GCTAGGATTGCTTGGTCATTTCTAGAGTTGAGCGATGTAAAGGTATCACTTGGCTGTCCTCGGATTGCTCATGCTCTCGGACTAATCTTGTCCACCGTTGAGGCATCACTCATTTTCTGGGAAAGCGGAACGACGACTTCACTTCGAAACCCTGAGTCTGAGAACGCAACCGTGAAGGAGTCTATTCGCTTCGCTTCTGTCTTTGGAAGAACGCGCTTTCATTTCCCGTTACTTGATCACAAAATGGACGAGGGCTTGGAAAATCATGTAGATTCAGCAACACATACACTTTCTGAAAAGTCTAAATTACCTCTTCTTCGTGAAATACCCACGGACCCTTCTACTTTGACGAAGCTCGCCTGTAGCTTCACCAAACTGTCGGTGGAACGACCAAGCGTCGATGCAATGGTGACATTGAATAGAGTTGCGCTACGACTCCTCTCATCAAGAGGAGGCAGGTTAATCAGAGATTGTCCGAGCGAGGATATTATTCGGTTATGCGAGGCAATTGCGATTTCCAAGGACTCCGCTAGCAATAGAGAAGTTGTGAGCTCATTTGTAAGGCGTCTGCTAAAGTTACTGAACGACGAAGGATTTGATGGCAAGAGCAGTTTGTTTTCGGATGGAAGACCTAGAGACGTTGCAAGACTAGTTTGGTCATTAGGTGAGCTTGGAGTCAAGCATGCACCCAATGCGGACGACCCTTCGACAGCTTACAGACGGCTACAGCTCACTGCAGACAGACCATTTGTCCTGGGCGATCGAGTACAGGAGCTTTTCAATTCCGATTTAGTGAAACTC ATCAACGGCCTATCGCTTCTAAACGTTGCTTCAACGAACACCGAATACTTCACTCGAGTTCTTTATCAGATGAGGGAAAGAATATCTTCCATTGACGACGTAGAAGATATCTGTATGCTCGCCGAATCCATTGGCTCGATTGAATCCTATCTACACACAATCCACGTCAGGGACGACGATGATAGTCCTTCCAAAATGACGCCGACAGGCTCTGATTACAAAAGGATCGATGGCTGCAACGACATGGTCAAGAACAATGCGGAAAGCGAAGATATTGTCGAGAAGGAGACCGCCAAAGATGTGACGTCCGCTGCAGCCCAAAACAAGGCTGTCGACGCATCAGGTGTGTCAGGTTTGCTCGAGGCATGCGACGACCTCTTCACTGCACTGGCAAACAAGTGCTCATTGCTTGCGGGTATCATGAAACCGAAAGAAGTTCGTAGGATATTAGTAGTATGCAGTATGACCCCGATACGCGCTGATGGCCTAATCGATATAATTGCTTCTGAAATTCAAAATCGAAAAGAAAAGCTACAATGTGCGCAGGAAATCCAGAACGGAAAAAATCTTCTCTCAGAAGCTGTCGCCAATGCGAAGTCAGCGCAAAGTTTATTGTGTGGCTCTAACAAAGAAGATAGTACGTTTAAGGCAATCCGCAAAGGGCTACGATCTTTTTTTCGCTCATCAGAAGACGCTGACGAAATACCAAACACGGAGACAATCGACATGGACGTTCTGGAAATCGACGAAACTGAAAAGCTTCAAATAGCGCTCGAGGCTGCTCTGAGATCCATCATTGACCTTGGGGATTACGCTGACCATGTTGAATCTTCGTGTTGTGTTACGATACTAGATATCCAGCACCAACTGGAGGAAGGAACGCTTTTCGACCTAGGTCGCTGCGAAGAACTAATCAACCTGTACCGACGGATCGACTTTCACGAAAGCATACGATTGAGtcgtttcgacgacgaccgcCGCACGGAGATGGCGAAAGGAGTTTTGACGAGATTGCTTCCGTAG
- a CDS encoding predicted protein — protein sequence MDVTQSQLADEAIQRAKAIAARLTGQPVPVTHDGTADANSTTSSTGKRKRWGLTPDDTDDDPNNNNNNNNNNNNNNNNNNNNNNSTQKLSAVQVELVSKRFWIATSEAKPPSHFLSYLTPRFEDCVESLRNNNINKASALSIVFHGRGSSSQPPPPGMPQEPLHVIVQGTAALVAQAQDKVHQLLLDAEEAPLEGVVTDADNTQALTTIAANRDNDTHSHALSSYRPASVAQMIGQANLPPETHGGPMLDDEILVPTGVVGFIIGRGGENITAMQAQTGVKVQIQKEHELVPGQTTRTILLQGATQESIDACKRIIEAKVQERVRSYNANQSSLQGATGLGGSGKDPKVEMALAAGHQLVEVQVPDADVGLIIGKMGATIKHIQATTGAAVQVPHAVPGEATRLLQITHPSREGAEQAKRMVQELLDSKIHHQQNEAPSQTSVEVNIPDRDVGLCIGRQGCVIRHMQSVTNTRIQIPSQPMPGHTYRVATVTGTPEGCAEAKAMMERISHEQSSAGVLSGAPPSNGYGSQSAYYGQQQQQQQSHDANGVYSAEWAAYHAAQAAVAAAAAAQQPTVQSAPAAAVYSTPAAAPTTTTSATASQPAADAYYEQYFRYAYYYGDDAARQYYGAWSPPPGTPNPYGVNPNGITAAPAAAPVAASTSTTPAPTPASTVPDATDSAVRDTGRRKVSNLPAWMTNQN from the exons ATGGACGTTACGCAAAGTCAACTAGCCGACGAGGCCATCCAGCGTGCCAAGGCCATTGCGGCGCGCCTCACGGGACAACCCGTCCCCGTTACGCACGACGGCACCGCCGACGCCAATTCCACAACCTCATCCACGGGGAAACGCAAACGCTGGGGTCTCACACCcgacgataccgacgacgatccaaacaacaacaacaacaacaacaacaacaacaacaacaacaacaacaacaacaacaacaacaacaacagtactCAGAAACTATCCGCAGTGCAAGTGGAACTCGTCAGTAAACGATTCTGGATCGCCACGAGCGAAGCCAAACCGCCGTCACACTTTCTTTCCTATCTCACACCCCGCTTTGAGGACTGCGTCGAGTCCTtacgcaacaacaacatcaacaaagcGTCAGCCTTGTCGATTGTCTTTCACGGACGAGGTTCGTCCAGTCAACCCCCGCCTCCGGGAATGCCGCAAGAGCCACTCCACGTGATTGTTCAAGGAACCGCAGCGCTCGTAGCGCAAGCCCAGGATAAGGTACACCAGCTATTGTTGGATGCCGAAGAAGCTCCCCTCGAAGGCGTCGTCACAGACGCCGACAACACGCAGGCATTGACCACTATTGCCGCCAATCGCGACAACGACACGCACTCACACGCTCTCTCGTCCTACCGACCCGCATCGGTCGCACAAATGATTGGACAGGCAAATCTACCACCCGAAACACACGGTGGACCCATGCTGGACGACGAAATATTGGTACCCACTGGC GTTGTGGGATTCATCATTGGCCGGGGTGGCGAAAACATTACCGCCATGCAAGCCCAAACAGGGGTCAAGGTGCAGATTCAAAAGGAACACGAACTCGTACCGGGACAGACTACCCGCACCATTCTACTCCAAGGCGCCACCCAGGAATCCATTGACGCTTGTAAACGCATCATTGAAGCCAAAGTACAGGAACGCGTACGTTCCTACAACGCCAACCAATCCTCGTTGCAAGGAGCCACCGGATTAGGAGGATCCGGTAAGGATCCCAAGGTCGAAATGGCCCTCGCGGCCGGACATCAACTCGTCGAAGTACAGGTTCCCGACGCGGACGTGGGCTTGATTATTGGCAAAATGGGCGCCACCATTAAGCACATTCAAGCCACCACCGGAGCCGCCGTGCAAGTCCCCCACGCCGTACCTGGAGAAGCTACGCGGCTCCTCCAGATTACTCACCCGTCGCGGGAAGGCGCGGAACAAGCCAAACGCATGGTCCAAGAACTACTCGACTCCAAAATTCATCACCAACAAAACGAAGCCCCCTCGCAAACATCCGTGGAAGTAAAC ATTCCGGATCGCGATGTCGGGTTGTGCATTGGTCGACAAGGTTGTGTCATTCGACACATGCAAAGTGTCACGAATACGCGTATCCAGATTCCGTCTCAGCCCATGCCGGGACACACGTATCGCGTCGCCACCGTCACGGGCACACCGGAAGGCTGtgccgaagccaaggccaTGATGGAACGCATCAGTCACGAGCAGTCCTCGGCCGGGGTCTTATCCGGCGCACCACCGAGTAACGGGTACGGATCTCAAAGTGCCTACTACGgccaacagcagcaacagcagcagtcACACGATGCTAACGGAGTGTATTCGGCCGAATGGGCAGCGTATCACGCCGCACAAGCGGCGGTGGCCGCGGCCGCCGCAGCCCAGCAACCAACGGTACAATCCGCTCCGGCGGCCGCAGTGTACTCTACTCCAGCCGCTGCGCCGACTACCACAACATCCGCTACCGCCTCACAGCCTGCGGCGGACGCGTACTACGAACAATACTTTCGATACGCGTACTACTACGGCGATGACGCGGCGCGTCAATATTATGGTGCGTGGTCTCCTCCACCAGGAACTCCCAATCCGTACGGCGTAAATCCCAACGGCATCACTGCGGCTCCGGCAGCGGCTCCCGTGGCCGCAAGCACCTCAACCACCCCCGCACCAACTCCGGCATCCACCGTGCCCGACGCCACGGATTCGGCAGTCCGGGACACTGGGAGGCGCAAGGTCTCCAACTTGCCAGCGTGGATGACGAACCAGAATTAG
- a CDS encoding predicted protein, whose amino-acid sequence TQSLSYVPSEDLSEEDLDSCLNLFRANMGQMYLDSSWGLDMTKKAAEFQHRKARFVLIHQINSNAEDNHDIGISDRPVTASTLAAFVHFRFEYDDNDDPSTIVLYIYEIQVAEAYRRKGLGQKLMALMEQIGCAVQMSKILLTVFKKNTQAMQFYTEKLCYGVDESSPSKFGKFADYEILSKPL is encoded by the coding sequence ACTCAGTCGCTGTCTTACGTCCCCTCAGAAGATCTCTCCGAGGAAGATTTGGATTCCTGCCTGAATTTGTTTCGAGCGAACATGGGCCAGATGTATCTCGACAGTTCGTGGGGTCTCGATATGACCAAAAAAGCGGCCGAATTTCAACATCGCAAAGCTAGGTTTGTGCTGATTCACCAGATTAATTCCAACGCGGAGGACAATCATGACATAGGCATTAGCGATAGGCCCGTGACGGCATCCACGCTTGCTGCATTTGTGCACTTTCGGTTCGAATacgatgacaatgacgatCCTTCCACGATCGTCTTGTACATTTACGAAATCCAAGTGGCCGAGGCGTACCGAAGAAAAGGTCTCGGACAAAAGCTCATGGCGCTCATGGAACAAATCGGCTGCGCAGTACAGATGAGCAAAATACTGCTGACGGTTTTTAAAAAGAATACGCAGGCCATGCAATTCTACACTGAAAAGCTTTGCTACGGCGTGGACGAAAGCAGTCCCAGCAAGTTTGGGAAATTTGCCGATTACGAGATTCTGAGCAAACCGCTATAG